The segment CCACTTATTATGTCTCACCAAATAAGACAGCGCATGTCTGACACGATCAGTGCTGACACATTTATATTCATAGTGGCCCTTATACGTTAATTTTCGTTTCAGTTTTATTCTTATCATGTGGTCATCACATTCATTACGTGGAAGAATATTTGAGACATCTGCGATATTAACAGGGACCGAGACAACCGGGCCGTGGCAGCCTTTCTGATTTCCACGAGGAAGACAAAGCAGCTTCATAAAAGGAATATTGCGTGCGATAAGATGTTCCTCCAACGAGTTTAGACCTTTTAGCTCTTTGGGAATGTCCACCAAATGCATGTTGTTTGCGGCACTCTCTTCAGGCAATTTTCCACCAAGAATTTTACGATGGCATGTGTAGCAAATCCACAATTTACGAGCTTCATTACCTGATAAATGGCATCTATTCTCACATTCATTATTGCATGTGTGTAAATACTTTTCTGTGATGCATCTTTCAGCCAAATCTGTGATTTGTTGACCTCTGATTTTATAGCAATCCCTTTTACATTCAATAACCTGTTTTCTAAACAACAAACGATGACAAACAGAGCAAACAAATTCTGGACCTGTACTGACTTCTTGATGGAACTGATTAATAGTGAAATCGATATCTTTCTGTCTTTCCCTCTGTTTTGCAGAAATTTCAGATCTTTTTTGTATGACACTCATTCGAAAGTTTGCATTGCCGTGATATTTCGTTTTAGAGTATTCACATACATTTGCTTTAAAGGTTGGGTTTTTGCAATATTTATTCTTTGATTTTTCACGTTTTGACTGCTGTACATTagtatttttcttatatttatcTCGAAGATTATAAATTTTTTTCTGCTTAAAATCACTATCTTCACAGTATTTCTTTCTAATGTTCTCATTCTTTTTCTGCCGGTAATCGCTGTCTTCACAGTATTTCTTTCTAATGTTCTCAATctttttattcctgtaatgactGTCTTCACAGTATTTTGATCTTAAGCTGCCTATTTTTTTCTGTCTGAAGTCGGAGTCGGTGTGGTATCGGTCCCGTTGTCTTTTACTCTTAGAATAGTCTGCAGTGTCATCTAATTTTCTTTTTCGCAAATTGCGACTTTTGCTCTGATCATCCACTTCAGTATTGCATGCTTCTGCACAGACATTTTCTTGATTTTTATGTTTAACACACGTAACAACTTCATAGTGATTTCCATCGCAGTGCTTCAAATAGATTGCGTTATCTGTAAATAACTGTTCGGTAGGTATGTGTGTATTCCATCTGTCATCATTAAaggtcattacatttatttttaaaaggtcaGCTGCACAAAATATTTCAACATGACTGCCCCACGTtccagaaaaatacattttagaccGAGTCACATAATCTTTCACTGATCTGTATTCTTCTGATAGATATCTCACGAATCTAGAACTGTTAGCTTCCAGATGTTTGACAAACTGCGCGTCTAATTGTCAGGTGTTTCTCTTGGTTTCCGCAAACAGCTTCGGCTATTGACCTAAACAAGCAATTACCATCTCCTTTAATACACTTTGTTTTGCACGGTACTCCTAAAGAAGAAGAATGTGTATCTAGAACACCAACGCTTTCATTAGTCAGTCGTAAACGTGCACACAGAGCGTCCTTATCTGCTTTATTTAATGGTTTGAAACTGAATTCAGCATTCACTGTATCTCCGATGATGATGACATCATCCAATGATAAATTCGCTTCCTGATCTGCAGAGTTTAAACTCAACTCGGTATTCACTGGGTCTGCAATAATGACATCATTCAACGTGCTAACATTTGCAAGTTTTGACTCAGTTTGCACTCGTCTCTTTTTCTTACTTGAATCCAAGTATGTCTGATCCAGTTTGTGCGCACTTGCTTGCTTTTCTCCACGTCTGCGTTTACCGTTGTCTTTGATACACTTACAGTGCTCCGCTGTGCTTGTAGCTAAATCATGCGCGACACCTACTTTCTCTTTTTGTTTACCATGTTCTCGCACACACTCGTGATCCTCCACTGTGCTTCTGGGTGAAACATGACTGGCACTGGCTTCCTGATCAGACTCAGAACTTGTCTCAATAGTTGTGGTCTTACCAATTACCGTTGCTTTCACAGACGTCACTTCAAAATCTGTTCCCTGGGCATTCAGTGACATGGCAAGATTAGTAACATGATCAAACAACATGTATATGTCATCACAATAGACTACAATGCTTCTTCCATTACCTTCAGGCATACCTTTACCATTACGTGAATGGGGATCGACTACAGCAAATGTTGACCCTGCCTTTATCACTGCACAGATGTACTCTTTAATGTTTAACAAACATGCACCACACTGAAGCAGAGCCCTCTGTAGAGCTTCTTCTATAGTCATGGACACATCTCGCAATGATTCATCATAAAAATCAACACCAAAAACACCTGAGAAAGATTCTCcatgctttattaaaaatgttgtgttATCAAGTGTGTGTAGTCGTGGCAGTTCTGCAACAGAAATATGACCTAGCCCTGTTCGATTGTTGATCTGCCCCTGCAGTCGCATTGATGTGTACAGCTCATCTCCATGGAACAGCACAGCATTCAGGTCCTCTGTTGTCCACGTCAGCACATCCTTCAGCACACTCACCATGACTGCTGTGATACTGTTCACTGCACACTGACGGTTTCTGTTCCAGCCAAACCGAGCATCACCCTGATGGAAGGAACCACGTACGACTTTCTGAGGGAAATAATCAGAGTTGGTCACAAGTGAAGCTCTAGTAACATCACTCCAGCGTTTCTTAGAAGATTTCTCAGAAGAATTTTCACAAGTTTTGGGAGCCTTACGGCAGTAATTTGGACAAGTATTTGCATCAGAGGAATTTTCACAAGTTTTCTCAGAGGAATTTTCACAAGTTTTCTCAGAGGAATTTTCACAAGTTTTCTCAGGGGAATTTTCACAAGTTTTCTCAGGGGAATTTTCACAAGTATTTGCATCAGAGTTTTCAGTAGGTGCCTTTTTTGGTAGAGGACAGATATCCTCTACCAAGTCTATGAAGGAGCTGAGCGTGTGACGCTCAGCATTCCTCTTCTTGGCTGCCTGGGAGCGACGGAAACCCTTTCCACGTGGCATCTGCAATGACATAAAAACACAACagagaatattattatattattacacacCATTACTCTGTGTGTTGCATTGATGGCTACTATGAGACATATTGCAATAAGCtaaattgatattaaaatatcacattaaaaactgtgaaatgtgCTAAATTACATGCAATTAATTTTGTAAATGCAATGCATGTTGGAGAACATATTATTGTTACTACAAGTAAACCTATTTCTGTTTATGCTATTTTAACCAGTTGGCAATACAGTCTCTGAAGCATGACACAAACCTATTActcaccaaaaaaaacaaaaaacaaaacctgaCACTTTCGTCAGGTAAACATGTCTAAACACTTGCTCATATATCTAATACAACACATAGGCTTAATTTCACAGAGAAGCCTTACAGTTTGCATTAACTGAAGTAAGGCCTAATCTAATTTTTATGTAGCTCACCAGATATTACGGTCTAAACTGCTTTCACTTAAAACCACTCGCACATAAATTTTACTATAGTACCAACTTAGCCCTTATCTTTGAAACAAAGCATAGCATAAAATATCTGACATGTTTCTATGCATTCTACACCAGAGAAATCAAGGTATGACATGATTAACACACAATACAATAACAGTGgttaaaatgctgatttatatGGATTTAAATATTCTGGGAAACATTTGGAATCATGTAATCATGTATGTTAAAATCTACTGATTTAGGatattttaatctaaaaatgatacatttgtttttattaatttttatatttaacaatgagagataaataaatacaaaataaactaattttaacACACAAAATTCCATCCTACAAAACATACATTTCAACTTTGTGACAAGTTGCATTGACACTAAACAGTACACCGCATGTCAGATTTCACTTACCTCAGCACTGCTCCATTCATTCCCCATTTCACATAAAAGACAACAAACATAAATTAGTCAATACTGCTGCATTCCATCATAAATTGCAATCCATTATGTTACTTTTCACACATTGCAATATGTTAGACTGATATCAGATTATCATATTAAGATATAACATTAGATTAAAAGCTGTGATTTCTGTTGCTAAAtgacattaaattaatttttcaaacattgtatggtaaagaaaatgtattacagttacTACAAACAAACCTATTTCTGAATATGCTATGTTAGCCACTTGATATTGTAGTGTTATGTCTGAAGCATTGCGCAAACATGTTATGCACAATAAATCACGATAACTAGACAGTAAGACTAACCATGTTAAACTAACAATCATTTGTtttctgtcaataaatgtatctAAATAGTTTTCTACCTGTATAATATATAGTTGTTTTTTTAGAAAGCTTACATTTTACCTTAATCTAACTAAAGCCTAACTTTTAAAATTTTCTACACTACTGTGCAAATCTTTTAGTCATATTATATGAGACATTTCAACTCAATCTGACCAATATTGTACGTACTTAGTCTGTTGCATGTATAATTTAACTTACCTCAGAACTGCTCCATTCGTTCCCCATTGCACATAAAAAGACAACAAACATAAATTAGCCAACAGTGCTACATTCCATTAAATCATTCAATTAAATACATCTCATATTCCCTTAACCAATCTAATTTAACTTCTATAAtctttagcatttattttatcaagcaCATTCATAGTCATTGTCCAAAATCAGCCTCGTTTAATTAACAGGGACATTGTAACATATATCTGTGacatattgtttgaataaacaaatacagaattacaaataatattataaacttTGCCGTAATGCAATACAAATTAAttgtacttaaattaaaatgcagcaTTGGAACAACCGCGATTACTTTATACTTTACAAACATCAAAAGTATCACCCGCAATgtgataaatacatacaaatttgcACGTATTACAAATAGCTAAATCTCACCAGTCCTCTATTGGTTTACAGCAGTGAAAACGAACCGTCCGGAAACAACTGACTAAACTGAACTGACTGTTCCTATTCTCTATTAGTAAACACGATGACGTTTTTCTGGCGGCGGAAAGATTCCTCTGACCGCTTCTCTAACGCTAGCTATAATTACAGATGATTAACGTTATATTAATCGTCAGTTTGTTgtttacacacatgcacatagaCATTTCATGCACGTCATAGTCGTGAGatgtataaaaaaatagatgCATAACACAAACCATAATTCATAACAAAAACAATACTTTATTTATGCAAACGCGAGCAGTTTTGACGATAATTTCTGTCTAGTCTGCGCATTGTATAGCGTTTATCCACAGCTGTCGTCGGGGTTTTTGTCTGCCAGTGGCAGCACGTGTTAAAATATCACATTTGAGCCTGCACTACGTAGATTCTGGCACAcagcaacacaataaaataatattttaagctCCTCATGCAGTCGCATCTGTGCTACTTTGAATATGGCCGCCTCCACTTTTTCATTAGTTTAGCTCGACATAGTCATAATCAGCCATCCATACAATTAAACTAGCACAGGATTACAAAAAACAAGATTAATACTTTCAGTTAgtaataaaatacataacattAGTTTCTGTACTTCGCCGAATCCGATCGGATACTTTCACTACGTCTGAAGTACATAACACACGCCACATAGGATAATTTTACGATAACACGTTTTTAATACAACGAGGCCATACAGCGATAGCTGCCTCAGAAACTGTACATCtcttattcaataaaaaaagaatgcctAATTAACAAAAATAACCATACAAACGGACAAACAAACATCAAATTACTTAAAACATTAGCATTAATATTATGGATGACCAAAAATAAAGAACTAATTAACCAGATTAAAATCAAACCACGAGAGCACATTTCTTACCTTCGAAGGTACAACACAAAATGGCGGCCCCTAAAAGCGACGTCacttccttcttcttcttcttcgtctaTGTATTTTAATGGCGGATGGCATACAGCTTggtggtgcattaccgccacctatttATTATTCGTTAATCAATTAAACGAATCTGTAGCGTCAATTTTATTGAATAACAGTTCTTATCGGTTGGTGACTCTTGTAATATGCGGAGAAAATAAACCTAATACAATCTACAATctgtttaaatctaaatattttctcggatttttatgcaaaaatttagttttaatatgaCATAAATACTTATCTGTAAAGAAATTTGTGGAATGTTTTTAGCTTTAGCGTTTTGACTTTGTTCAGTACGCCGAGTATGAATGCAATTTCCACAGATATTGCATAAATTAtgtttacattaaagcatgtaaaTTATAGTTTGATATGACTTAATTAATTAAACTAGCCTTGGCAATAAATGAGATACAAGTAAAAGTTAATAGTTGCTTTCACAGAACTCGTTATTTAAACGATGTGCTGCAGACATCACAGTAACTCAACTCCCTCTACTGACTTTTCAGAAAATGCACTGCAAACCCATTACAACACACTCAAGTAgtctaaataaaacacacacacacacacacacacacacacatatacattatatatatatatatatatatatatatatatatatatatatatatatataatttttttttttttttttttctggacatgaTTTAAACTTGGTCAATCATGCACATTCCTTGTGTATACTTCTATGAATCATCTACACCATTTAGTCCACATCAGTGATTTCAGAAACATATAggtattttataaacattaaaaatagacgTGAGAAAATGGCTGttaagtattgattttttttttattatatttgtactgATTATAATAATCATGGTTCTACATTACAATATAATTTCAAAACTTGGTGTTAGGTTGTTTAATGACACAATCATATAACAGAATTATGTGGGAAAAAAGCTACTTTACCCTTTCAACTTCcattccaaaaaaacaaacaaaaaaaaaaacctgtcttcGACAATTTATATAGcagcatttcaagaaaaaaaaaaatcaactgctCTCATCCAAATGTAAACTCTACCATATTTAGTTGCCAGACTACTGGAACCTCAAATGCAACTGGGTTCTACAGTCTACAGTCAGTAAAAAATCTAAACTTAAATGCTGTTAGAAATGTTATAACAGGCCAGTATTACCTCGTATATCAATGAACCAAAGCAAAAATCAtaatcaatacacacacacacatacaaaaaaaaaaggataactaAGCACAAAATAATGGATTTGCCATAGCCATTCCTGTCCACAGACCTGAACCCTATATGGAAAACATAAGAAGAGAGTTCATCAACatgaagctgggaatctgaagtgTCTGCAGTGATTCTGTAAAAGGGAATGTCCTCAGGTCTCTAACTGTCCCTAGGCATCCATGCAAAAGAAGACAAGTCAGTGTGTTCTATTGGTCATAAAACTGTCCAGGCCAACATCCCAATGCACCAATGTCTTCAACTGGGGATCTCATAAAACCTGCAATAAAAATAGTACAATTTAAATTCCATGGTACATAACCAATATAACAAAGCTGCCCAATCCTGTTTCTAAAGATCTACCTCCCAGTAGAGCCTATGTCTAACTCTAATTCAACACACTCCTGTATAATTATCAGCTGCtcctaaaaatgtttattaccTGCTTTGAGTATGGAGCTGAACTTTGCAAGAAGGTATACCTATAAGATTAGGATTGGTAACACCTGCATGATATACTATCTCAACTGGTATCTGTTATTACAAAGTATTATTCCAAGTTTAATTTCACTTCagcttaaaagaaaacaaatacaacGATGGACAACTAAAATCCATGTTTGTTACATAGGAACACCTTTCACTAATGTGCTATGAACTAGATTTGTCCACAAATTCCTCTGTGATAGTAAAAGAAAacacattaataacaataaaatggtATATCCCCATGCGGTTTTTTAATAATCTGACTATAGTACTTTTTAAAACGTATCATCTTTAAATTGGCTTAATAATAATAGCCTTTGCTATCTGGCAAGACCTTACGAGAAAGGCATAAAAGTAGctttttatgttaatttacagTCATTTACTTTGCTTACAACTgcttatttattgtttgaaatttgaattaaaacttACAGAAACTGAAAGCTTACACTTTGTTTCGTATCACAAGCAGAGTTGCCATTTTTGCGTGAAATTTACACGGGCAACGTCAAAGCCTGAGACACAGCGTCAAAGCTTTTCTCTGGCAACCCTGTTTGATCAGATGACCAAATACAGTGCACACCTtattaataaaacacacatacagacaacAGCCCAAAATATGAACATATTGCTACCTTAAAAAGCATTCGGGTAAACAACTTCTGGTTTATGGTATGTTCCGAAATGCATGATCAACTTGGATCACATGTGCATTAATAACAAATCACATTACAGCTTTGACGTCATTGAACTGCCGTAAGCTGAATTTGACCTGTCGCAAAGGTCGCAGAGTACATTGCAAATGTTAGAAACGGCAGATATCTGAAAGCGTGCAAGATGTTCAGCGTAAGACCCACACCGTTCAATATTTTAACCTCCGCTATGTTTTAGTTAGTTCATGAAACATAAAATAAGTATAATGTATATCTGTATACACATAAACCCAATAGGCCTTACACCTTCATGCTACTACTAGCCATGTAGCCaatcttgatttctttttttttaaaaaataatactttaatataccaatttcattttcaatttatattttaaattacgtCTACTTTAAGCGCTGTACCATACTTATTAACATATTAACTTACTGCAACGCTTaactaattttgtatttaaattatatcTACCTATTAAAGttactattaatattttatttatacaattcaTAAACAACTGTCAGATTAAACTGAAAACGTATAAATCCACAGAATACAGAAATAACGTTAGATGAAACCTCATTtattacaaacttaaaatgagTACTTATTGGCAGTTCACATACAGCTTTGGCACATGGAACATTCAATGAAAACCATTAACATCAGTCCGGTAGcgtttcaaacaaaacaaatactgaGAACAAAGACTAACACTAACAGTGCACTATGAAATAATTTGTACTAGAAAcagtaattttttgtgcatattaccaGTTGCCTCGCTGAACGTGCTAAACAAGAGCGGCAGCTTCCCAATCTTCCACAACTTGCGCAGCTTCACCATCCGTCACTGTGCTGCCGTCGTTAGCAGCGACCAAGGATTAGTCCACACGATTTTGTGAAAGGGGCTGAATTAACGAGGTAATTAAGGAATTGTTATTAACGCAGATTTCTACCTCTGGCAAATTAAGGAAATGCTCCTCAATGGTTTCCACGTCATTTTCTGAATAGGCGACGCGGTATCTGGCCAGGTAAGCGTTGATGCAGGAATCGGTCACCGTCAGCGAATGTTCCTGCTGGTCAGCGGTGAGAACTATCGTTCCTCCGTATGTTAAGCCGTAGACCGATGACCGCTGCAGCAGGTTGCAGGCATCACACCTGTGAGTAATGAAGTTGGCAGAAATTTGATTTTGAAGACCGTGGCACCTCGGACAACGATGTCTGGCTCGGATTTGAACCCCGGAGACCACACCGCGCAAAGACGTAGAAGCAGCGCCGTCATCGGGATCATCCCTGCCCTCATCAGGTACGTCCAGTTGGGTTATCTCCACGACTCGAGTAGATGGAGTTGTGGTTAAACGAATAACCCCTTGCATCTCTCTCGTTGCCAGGTTGGAAAAGCAGTAGGATTTGGAGACGTCGACCTGGGATATTAGGCTATCCCACAAGGTAAGCTTGATTTCCCCCGTAGTGTCAGCGACCCATATCTCCTTCAGCTCACATTCCTCCCGGTTAACCAAGACGATTTTACTAAGTGCAGCACGGGACAGGACCTTAGCTTCCAGCTCGCCTACCTGTAagcataaaaattataatttagctGCTGAGTAGATCTAATAGCCTAacgtagactttttttttaatataagataTGCTATAGTGTACTCACATTTTGTCTCGGTCCTAGCGCTTTGACGGCCGCTACATCCATCCTCCTGCTGCCCGAAGGTGCTATCCGGGAGAACGGTACGGTCACTACGTCAAGGCTTGTTGTTTTAGAACAGATCACGTCGAATCCGTCTGGATCGGAGAAACCTGCAGGACGAAATATCTGGTTAAGTTTATAATTAAATTGAATAACTTGAACATCCAAATTGAAAAGCACCATCATTTTTACTGTGCATTAGAGTCTACTTTTACACATTTTCGTAAAGTCTAAACTTTAACACTTTAACTGTACACAACAATTATAAAATAGATACGAAAAAATCCTTAATACAGTagtcaataatgtgtttttttctttagacATGTTCTAGGCTGTGACACTTACTGAGGCTGCGGCGAACATTCTTCAGCTTCACTGCCGTCCCGTTCTTAGAGGCTTGCGAAAACGCGGTTAATTTCTCCAATGAAAAACTAACAACTCTGTATCATAGCAGTAAAatacttgctgtttttttttgagcTTTTTGCTGGAGACACGCTATGAAGATAGCCTTCTACGGCAGAATCCTCCACTTTGCGCACTTTTGCGGGGCTGGCCATGGTCAACTTGCTTCTCCGGCGTCCGTGGAGCAATGGTAAGAAATCCGGAGCCGACGACGTGTATATGACCATGTATTATTACTAAATTACTTTGAACTTGCATGATATCAaagcaatgtttttattttacctaaATAACAAAGCTCCGACCAAGACCCAAACATCGTCTTAGCTCTGACACCTGTGAATGTTGAAGTATTTGGCATTAAATGTAGGCTCTTATTGCAGAACGTGCAGACTTGTTATGTCTAGTTCCAGTCGCTTTGATGTCAGATTTTAAACCTATATAGCCTAACGTTAGATTTGAGGCCTGTGTTAAAGAAATAATCTGCCCTTTCAAAATTGCAAACTTTTATAGGCTAAGTGTCTAATAAATTGCAATTACAAATCTAATGCTTAAATGTGTAATAGGCTACGTACAAAATAAATAGCTTAAATTGCTTTGTCAAATGTCTATTTAGGCGACATGCTAAAATCATTCTCTGCAAGAAAATAGAAaatcaaatttaataataataataataattaaaaaaaaatacatttaggggtataaaattaacattattcgATAATCATAGCCTCCGTGTCTGCGCCGAATGACAAGTGTTTCCGCTGATTGATCTACCGAACATCAAAACGTGCCGGCATCAATTGTTTTTCATTACACGCAACACAATAGTTACCCGCTTTCAGCTGTTTAcggatttttaaatgttaaactgtCTGCTTCTCATGAACCAATCTCATAGTCGCCGTTGAAAACACGCGTGCAAAGCCAGTGATTTTCAATTCTGTTTCTCGAgtcccactgctctgcacattttgcatgtctcccttATCTGAGGTAGGCGCTAAACATTTGAGTCCATGGAGCTCTTTCCTAGttagctgatgatctgaatcaggtgtgtgaATTATTGAcgcatacaaaatgtgcagagctgtTGTTGTCCCCAGCAACAACTTTGAAAACCACTGTACAAATCCAAAACGcgcttattacatttatttacattttacattaaatgcaatagtcGTCCATTAATTCCAGTGAGTGTAGGAATTGCACAGAACTTAATCTTAAcccttaaacttttttttctttttttattaacgctgtcaaataacaaaagtaattaaaagagaaaatgaaatgaatttgttgtttttaataaagtgtttttttatttttttatttatttattttttattattattatttgacgtCATAGTGCTTGACAGTAGGGTTCATTGAAATCTGCTTAAAACTGATAATCGGTGATCCCCGCGAAATTCATACTGGTTAGAAAAGTGTCCGAGTTATGTCCGTCTCGCTCTGATTTCATGCTGACAGTGACATGTGCCAAAACACTCTCGCAACCTCGAAGCGGCTGTGTCGGATTGTGCAGTCCAGCGCGGTTGCTCTCCACCGACTGCGCTGATCAAAACCGTAATGAGGAACAATTGACTGACAGCACAGTTTCATCTTTATTGGTTAAGACAACCATGACAGCGCGATCTcttctaaaatatttaatgtatctgatATTATGCTAATATACGCTATTTAATCTATGTATTTAAATTATGCAGAGATGTTCCCAGACAGTGTAGTCTTTATATAATTGATCTCTTATTTCTATACAAATCTAAAATACcctacatatttttattaaagtaaaatgtatGATTAAATATGCATAAATCTGTAAGAATAATCAGCTTATGTTATAGttcaaaattaatttacaaataataatgtaaatcttATGAATTGATTGTGCAAATTGTATTAAAGACTAAACAACTAAAAAGTctgtacctttttttttgtacactATTTCTAAAATACTTTTAGTAAGAAGAGATTGCACAGacataaatttaatatttataaaactatttttttaaagacatcaaaccttttaaaatataaagtgtgtgtgtgtgtgtatatatatatatatatatatatatatatatatatatatatatatatatatatatttcttgcaGGCTGCGTTGTCAAATGAATCCTGTCAAACCTAAAACTTTTATAGTCAAGCtgcaaaaatgaaaaacagtgtgtacacacacacacacacaaaatatataatatattgtcttTGTTTTATAGATGCACCAATGAAGAGGACACACTGCTGCGAAGGCTCTGCTAATTTCTGAAATAGACTCTCACTGCAGACCACAACATCCAGGGGGCGTTGTTAGATCCAGATCCAACCAATCCCTCGTTATATTTACCTAAACCTACTCCTAATCCCTAAACTCACCCTTCACTCCTAAACCCACCCTTCTCCAGTCCCTTCTCCactcctaaacccacccatctccactccTAAACCCAACCATCTCCactcctaaacccacccatctccactccTAAACCCAACCATCTCCactcctaaacccacccatctccacttCTAAACCCACCCTTCTCCAGTCCCTTCTCCACTCCTAAACCCACCCTTCTCCAGTCCCTTCTCCactcctaaacccacccatctccactccTAAACCCACCCTTCTCCAGTCCCTTCTCCACTCCTAAACCCACCCTTCTCCACTCCATACAACCACACCCCTTTTATGTTGTGGTCTGCAGCAAGTCTTACTTGGATATTTCAGAACTTATCAGAGCTGACTGCTGCAGAAAGTCTCTGACCGATGGGTGGTCTCACCATCTGTCTGTAAGTTACAACTtgcaaaatactaaatattatttgcacCATTACATTACATAAGGTTATAATGAGAGACtgaatttcataacatttaaacaacttttggtaTTGTATTTTAAGACCGCTACTGGATCATGTTATTCAACTTCCC is part of the Carassius gibelio isolate Cgi1373 ecotype wild population from Czech Republic chromosome A4, carGib1.2-hapl.c, whole genome shotgun sequence genome and harbors:
- the LOC127971279 gene encoding uncharacterized protein LOC127971279, translated to MMVLFNLDVQVIQFNYKLNQIFRPAGFSDPDGFDVICSKTTSLDVVTVPFSRIAPSGSRRMDVAAVKALGPRQNVGELEAKVLSRAALSKIVLVNREECELKEIWVADTTGEIKLTLWDSLISQVDVSKSYCFSNLATREMQGVIRLTTTPSTRVVEITQLDVPDEGRDDPDDGAASTSLRGVVSGVQIRARHRCPRCHGLQNQISANFITHRCDACNLLQRSSVYGLTYGGTIVLTADQQEHSLTVTDSCINAYLARYRVAYSENDVETIEEHFLNLPEVEICVNNNSLITSLIQPLSQNRVD